One genomic region from Streptomyces sp. NBC_01431 encodes:
- a CDS encoding DUF397 domain-containing protein gives MADSTTTQHTLQSVSGHTRSGWDKPELDLSKAEWQSSSQGAGDVQIAFVEGFIAMRNSGSPGSPSLIFSPGEWRAFVLNARDGEFDLT, from the coding sequence GTGGCCGACAGCACCACCACCCAGCACACGTTGCAGAGCGTTTCGGGACACACCCGTTCAGGGTGGGACAAGCCGGAGCTCGATCTCAGCAAGGCCGAGTGGCAGTCGAGCAGTCAGGGGGCGGGGGACGTCCAGATCGCCTTCGTCGAGGGCTTCATCGCGATGCGCAACAGCGGCAGCCCCGGCAGCCCATCACTGATCTTCAGCCCAGGTGAATGGCGGGCCTTCGTGCTGAACGCCCGCG